The Candidatus Hydrogenedentota bacterium region GCTTCTTGTGTGAAACCTTTGGGGTGTGTGGGGACGTGAGCCGAAGCTAGCCGCAGGAAATGGTCGGCAAGACTCCGAATATCTTCTTTATGCTCTCGCAGGGGCCTTATTTGGACCACGATTGCCGCGAGACGGTGATAGAGATCCGCGCGAAAGAAGGTCTGGTCTCTGTCCGGAAGACGACGGTTGGTCGCGCTAAGGATTCGAACATCAACCTGGATGTCCTTTTCCGACCCAACGGGCCGAAACACACCAGTATCTACTGCGCGCAGTAGGCGTGCTTGATTCGTCGCACTCAAGTCGCCAACTTCATCCAGAAAGAGAGTGCCGCCATGGGCCAGTTCAAACAGACCTTTTCGGGTACGTGAAGCCCCAGTGAATGCACCACGAACGTGGCCGAACACTTCACTTTCAAACAGTTCTTCGGGGATGGCAGCGCAGTTCACCGCGACGTAAGGACCCTGACAGCGCGGACTCAGGTCGTGCAGCATGCGAGCTGCGAGTTCCTTGCCAACACCGGTCTCACCCTGTAGGAGAACGTTTACTCGCGCCACGGCCGCTTGTCTGAGTTCAGCACGAAGTGCCAGTGTCGCAGGACTGTCTCCGAGAATGCCGGACGTAAAGAGATCGGACGTTTCGGAGTCTGACCGAGTGTCGCGCCGTAATTGTTCCATGCGTTCTGCGGCTCGGATAAGCGGGGCGCAGCATTCTGCAACGGCGACAAGATACTGCAAGTCTGTGAGTGTGAATGCAGCATGGTCATTAGGGCGGTGGACAGCAATTGCGCCGAATGAATCTCGCCCATGAATGAGAGGGGCGGCAAGTAGGTATTCCTCGCCTTGGGCACCCAGACCAGGTTGCATTACTCCCCGCCCGTCATGGCAGGCATCGAGCATGATTCCAAACGGCGCTTTCCTGGTTTCGTCGGGTGGGGCGGGTGGATTGAGAACGAAGTCATCGTGCGTGTCGAGCTTCCAGCCAATCCAGACATGAGGGGTCTTGAAACGAGCGCGCAAGTGGGTCGTCAGGTTTGATGTTAGCGCTTCGGGCGACTCCAGGCGCCCCAGAGTCCTGATTAGTCTAAGTAAGCCGTGTAGATCGGCCGATAGTGTTGGGTCACGTGAGTAGTCACTTGGGACGAATTCGTTCCGAAGGTGAGCCGTGTCTGCAAATGTCTGTGTTGTCCGGAGGATACCAACTCTATCCCTGGGCGCTGACTGCGACATCGGGACACAATCCACGATGAAACGAAAGCCGGCGAATGAGAGAGTGTCGCCAATAGTAAGCTCGGCCTCTTCTCTGATGGCCTCGTTAATGTATGTTGGGTTTCTCTGACCAACACTCCGGAAACGTAGGTTGCCATCAGAGACTATCAGCTCGCATTGAACGCGCGATACAAAAGAGTCCTCTAAGCGGATCGCACACCCAATGCCACGACCGATTGCGGTGACCTCCTCCGTAAGCACCCATGTCTTGCCTGCGGCGGGACCAGTCACCATACGGATGCAATAGGATGCGTCATCGGCCTGCGGTTGCGGCAATTTGTTTGTGCTGGTATCGTCCATTACTGCAATCTCGGGCCTGACTTGACGGGGATAAACGAGACGTCGGCGATCCAGGGAGTGGCTTCAGAGAATCTCAGACTGTAAAGTCCGCTTTGACCACCGGAGTCTTTGGCAAGAAAGTAGCCGGGTCCCTTCTCGCTCCACTGTAGTCTGTGAGGTTCCGACCCTTGTGGCCCTGTCAGAACATCAGCGACCAGCTTTGCTTTCCAAGTGCCTTCGGAGTACGTGCAACACCACAATTCCTCTCCATGGACACTGTCATTTGCTGTGAAGAACACATTTTGCCCACGGGCGGTTATGTTGTATGGATTGCCGTGACCAGGGCCGGGAAAAATGTCAGCCACGCGTGCCGTGCCGTCTGGTGTCCCGTTCGTTACCCAAAGCTCCAGACCGCATGCACTGTCCTTTGCCCTGAAGAATGCCCACTCACCAACCGCCAGGAATCCATAAGGGTCGCTATCGTCGGGACCTGGGTTGATGTCTCGTACCAAGCGAGTTCCGTCCAGTGTCCCATCGGAAATCCAAAGTTCCAAACCTGTATCCGGTGTGCGCGCCTGGAACAAAACGTGGTCTTTCCATCGGGAGAATTGCGAAGGATTTGATGGAGCGGGACCAGGGCATATATCGACGAGCAGCTTCGGTGCCTGGTTCTCCTCATCAAACATCCATAATTCGTATCCATGCTCCGGGTCTGTGCTGGCGAATAGAAGTCTTGGTCCGGCATTTGCCATGTATACGGTTTCGCTTCCCACTGTGCCCAATTCGCGCAGCGTGCGCGCGGTGAAGTTGTACTTATACAAAGTAAAACCTCGAACGGCGTCCGCAATCGCAACAATGTACGCGCAATCGTCATCAACAAAGAATCGAGGTGACATGGGCTCAGAGGACTCGACTCCCTTATTCGCGTCAGCGACCATGGCAGTCTGTCCTTCGATTGTATTGGAGCACCAGAGTTCGCGTCCCGCCTCCAGCGTCGTGGCATAAAAATAGACCAGGGTGCCATGTGCACCAACTGGCAAGGGATTACTTCCCATGGGACCGGTAATAATGTCCTTGACAATGCGTGCAGAGTAATTGCCACCACCGGAGTCGCAGCCATACCAGAGCTCTTCACCTGTCGCGGCCGTGGTTGCAGCGAACACAAATCCGCCTTGAGGTCTTTCCAGGAACCGCCGTGGATTGCTGGAGGCTGGTCCGGGTTCTATATCCGCCACCATTGCCGGTGCGCCAATTCTCTCGTTGAGACACCAGAGTTCTCGTCCATGAACTCCGTCGTCAAAGGAGAAATAGGGTACGCCTTGCAACAAAATCATGTCTGAGATGCCAGTGTCCTTTGGAGGCGAAACTCCCGGCACTTCTGAAGTTGCTGCGCCTGAACTGCCTGTGTCAGTTTGAACTGCAGAGTAATAGAACAGGATCAATCCCGAAATCAGCAAGACGAGCACCAGAGACGAGAGTGCTGCGCGAAACCACGGTCGACGATGCCCAGAAGTCGTCGCGGTCTGTGGGAGTAAGGGTAGGCGATCAATCTCAGGGGGCGGTAAGGCTACAGTCGACTCTGGACTCTGCTGCAATTCCGGCACCTTCAAGAGAAGTTGCAGAGCAGCTCGCGCGCTGGCAGGGCGGTCACCGGGGGCGCGC contains the following coding sequences:
- a CDS encoding sigma 54-interacting transcriptional regulator, which gives rise to MDDTSTNKLPQPQADDASYCIRMVTGPAAGKTWVLTEEVTAIGRGIGCAIRLEDSFVSRVQCELIVSDGNLRFRSVGQRNPTYINEAIREEAELTIGDTLSFAGFRFIVDCVPMSQSAPRDRVGILRTTQTFADTAHLRNEFVPSDYSRDPTLSADLHGLLRLIRTLGRLESPEALTSNLTTHLRARFKTPHVWIGWKLDTHDDFVLNPPAPPDETRKAPFGIMLDACHDGRGVMQPGLGAQGEEYLLAAPLIHGRDSFGAIAVHRPNDHAAFTLTDLQYLVAVAECCAPLIRAAERMEQLRRDTRSDSETSDLFTSGILGDSPATLALRAELRQAAVARVNVLLQGETGVGKELAARMLHDLSPRCQGPYVAVNCAAIPEELFESEVFGHVRGAFTGASRTRKGLFELAHGGTLFLDEVGDLSATNQARLLRAVDTGVFRPVGSEKDIQVDVRILSATNRRLPDRDQTFFRADLYHRLAAIVVQIRPLREHKEDIRSLADHFLRLASAHVPTHPKGFTQEAYATLESYDWPGNVRELRNVVERSCFTTKADHISSRDIRIEAGNSLTNEVRADSFDELEHQYILSVLRRNDNNVVEAARFMGISRSTLYYKLAKYGIKPRSLRKQ
- a CDS encoding protein kinase; the protein is MDSNQDTQSYTGSYRLIRVLGSGGMGIVHEAWDTRLERRVALKMIHPHLLAQPPIAERFDQEAKRAARIEHPNVVRVYRIDSIEGRTVIEMQYVDGATLTSLLRSGPLSPQHAAEVLKQVLEALQACHEHGVIHCDLKPANLLIMRNGQVMLSDFGIARALHDGGSTEAPSGPLSGPIWGTPQYCPPEAWESEGVTPQWDLYSAGVLTYETLSGTPPFRGPTPASLMRAVLFDSPMPLKSARPDVSDAFVELITSMMARAPGDRPASARAALQLLLKVPELQQSPESTVALPPPEIDRLPLLPQTATTSGHRRPWFRAALSSLVLVLLISGLILFYYSAVQTDTGSSGAATSEVPGVSPPKDTGISDMILLQGVPYFSFDDGVHGRELWCLNERIGAPAMVADIEPGPASSNPRRFLERPQGGFVFAATTAATGEELWYGCDSGGGNYSARIVKDIITGPMGSNPLPVGAHGTLVYFYATTLEAGRELWCSNTIEGQTAMVADANKGVESSEPMSPRFFVDDDCAYIVAIADAVRGFTLYKYNFTARTLRELGTVGSETVYMANAGPRLLFASTDPEHGYELWMFDEENQAPKLLVDICPGPAPSNPSQFSRWKDHVLFQARTPDTGLELWISDGTLDGTRLVRDINPGPDDSDPYGFLAVGEWAFFRAKDSACGLELWVTNGTPDGTARVADIFPGPGHGNPYNITARGQNVFFTANDSVHGEELWCCTYSEGTWKAKLVADVLTGPQGSEPHRLQWSEKGPGYFLAKDSGGQSGLYSLRFSEATPWIADVSFIPVKSGPRLQ